Genomic DNA from Roseimicrobium gellanilyticum:
ACAGTGCACCAGCAGCAGTGCCGGAGCGCAGGCGAGAAGGAAGTGTAGCAGGCGACGAGACACGGGATGTTTAAGATATCTTAAATGAATAGGCCCTGTCTGGCCAGACAGAACTCGAAGTCGGGGGGAGCGCCTTCCCTGAACCCTTCGACCGCGATGCGCAAGTCATCGCTGCGGCATCTTGGGGAAGTTGATGGTCTATGGTTGATAGTTGATGGCCTGAGGGTAGTGGGTGTGGTCACCTGAATGGGCTTCAACGCAGAGACACAGTTCTACCTCAGAGACTGAGGGCTTCGTGGATGCTCAGCACTCAGCGGCCAGCATCCCGTTCACTTCCTTCAGGCTATCAACTATCAACCATAGACCATCAAGTCCGCGCCTTAGCCGCACACGTACCGTTGCTGTCCAAGGCGCCCACCAATCGCAATGCGCATTTCTGAGATGTTCTTTTCCGTACAGGGGGAGGGGAGACTGGCCGGCGTACCGTCCGTCTTCATCCGCACCTCAGGTTGCAATCTGCGCTGTCACTGGTGTGATACACCCTATGCTTCCTGGAATCCTGAGGGGGAGGAAATGAGTGTGGCGGAGATCCTTGCGGAGGTGGAGAAGCATCCCACCCGATTCGTCGTGGTGACGGGCGGGGAGCCGATGATTGCCAAGGGCATGCCGGAGTTGCTGAAGGCGCTGAAGGATGCGGGGAAGCACATCACGATTGAGACGGCGGGGACGATTGCCCCGGAAGGGGTGCCGTGTGACCTGGCTTCACTGAGTCCGAAGCTGCATCACTCCACGCCGAGTGTGGCGCAGGCGGGTCAGGCGTGGCACGATCGACATGAGAAGACGCGCTGGCAGCCGGAGGTCGTGCGTGCGTGGTGCCAGGCCTATGAGCACCAGCTCAAGTTTGTGGTGGGCAGTGAGGCGGATTGCGCCGAGGTGGAGCAGATGATTGCCGGGGCCGGAGTGGAGACGCCGCCGGAGAATGTGCTTCTCATGCCCGAGGGAAAGACC
This window encodes:
- a CDS encoding 7-carboxy-7-deazaguanine synthase QueE gives rise to the protein MFFSVQGEGRLAGVPSVFIRTSGCNLRCHWCDTPYASWNPEGEEMSVAEILAEVEKHPTRFVVVTGGEPMIAKGMPELLKALKDAGKHITIETAGTIAPEGVPCDLASLSPKLHHSTPSVAQAGQAWHDRHEKTRWQPEVVRAWCQAYEHQLKFVVGSEADCAEVEQMIAGAGVETPPENVLLMPEGKTVQGLHESALQVVEWCKQRGWRYCPRIHVDLYGNTRGT